ACGCTGGACCCCCAATGCTTGTAGTGACGCGCAGGCGAGGATATCGGCATGGGAGGTAGGGGGAGGTGCCGGCCAAGTTGGTTCCATTGGGGGGCCATTGTTGGGCCAGAGAAAGCCGTCTGATCAGATCCCGACAATGGGTAAATCTTATGTAAGAAGCGGGAAAAGGGAGGGCTGGAATCCAGGTTTTGGAATACCATCCGGCCCCCACGTTCAACACGGCATACCGTCCCGAGGCAATCGCCGGCACGCGTCGAGAAGGTGCGACCCGCTATGAAGATGTCGCTCTGGCTCTGCACGATC
This Bremerella sp. JC817 DNA region includes the following protein-coding sequences:
- a CDS encoding oligosaccharide flippase family protein, giving the protein EFRSQGLVNLLCAFVGAGIALGLALMGWGVWALVYAPIGMAVVRAMGLTIAARLLVWPVFDFRGARDIVTFGGALTICQLLWIVQSQSDIFIAGRTFSTRAGDCLGTVCRVERGGRMVFQNLDSSPPFSRFLHKIYPLSGSDQTAFSGPTMAPQWNQLGRHLPLPPMPISSPARHYKHWGSSV